The following are encoded in a window of Mustela nigripes isolate SB6536 chromosome 1, MUSNIG.SB6536, whole genome shotgun sequence genomic DNA:
- the LOC132018105 gene encoding RNA-binding protein 4B produces MVKLFIGNLPREATEQEIRSLFEQYGKVLECDIIKNYGFVHIEDKTAAEDAIRNLHHYKLHGVNINVEASKNKSKASTKLHVGNISPTCTNQELRAKFEEYGPVIECDIVKDYAFVHMERAEDAVEAIRGLDNTEFQGKRMHVQLSTSRLRTAPGMGDQSGCYRCGKEGHWSKECPVDRTGRVADFTEQYNEQYGAVRTPYTMGYGESMYYNDAYGALDYYKRYRVRSYEAVAAAAAASAYNYAEQTMSHLPQVQNTAVTSHLNSTSVDPYDRHLLPNSGAAATSAAMAAAAANTSSYYGRDRSPLRRAAAVLPTVGEGYGYGPESELSQASAAARNSLYDMARYEREQYVDRARYSAF; encoded by the exons TGCCCCGGGAGGCCACAGAGCAGGAGATCCGCTCACTCTTTGAGCAGTATGGGAAGGTGCTGGAATGTGACATCATCAAGAACTACGGCTTTGTGCACATAGAGGACAAGACGGCGGCCGAGGATGCCATCCGCAACCTGCACCACTACAAGCTGCACGGGGTGAACATCAACGTGGAAGCCAGCAAGAATAAGAGCAAAGCCTCAACCAAGTTGCATGTGGGCAACATCAGTCCTACCTGTACCAACCAGGAGCTTCGGGCCAAGTTTGAGGAGTATGGTCCAGTCATTGAATGTGACATCGTGAAAGATTATGCCTTCGTACACATGGAGCGGGCGGAGGATGCAGTGGAGGCCATCAGGGGCCTTGACAACACAGAGTTTCAAG GCAAACGGATGCACGTGCAGTTGTCCACCAGCCGGCTTCGGACTGCCCCCGGGATGGGAGACCAGAGCGGCTGCTATCGGTGCGGGAAAGAGGGGCACTGGTCCAAAGAGTGTCCGGTAGATCGTACGGGTCGTGTGGCGGACTTTACCGAGCAGTATAACGAACAGTACGGAGCGGTGCGCACGCCTTACACCATGGGCTACGGGGAATCCATGTATTACAACGACGCGTACGGAGCCCTCGACTACTACAAGCGCTACCGGGTCCGCTCTTACGAGGCGGtggcagcggcggcagcggctTCCGCGTACAACTACGCGGAGCAGACCATGTCCCATCTGCCTCAAGTCCAGAACACGGCCGTGACCAGTCACCTCAACTCCACTTCTGTGGATCCCTACGACAGACACCTGTTGCCGAACTCAGGTGCCGCCGCCACCTCGGCTGCCATGGCTGCCGCCGCTGCCAACACTTCCTCCTATTACGGAAGGGACAGGAGCCCCCTGCGTCGTGCTGCCGCTGTGCTCCCCACAGTCGGAGAGGGCTACGGCTACGGGCCAGAGAGTGAGCTGTCTCAGGCTTCAGCCGCTGCACGGAATTCTCTGTATGACATGGCCCGGTATGAGCGGGAGCAGTATGTGGACCGAGCGCGGTACTCAGCCTTTTAA
- the LOC132018132 gene encoding RNA-binding protein 4 isoform X1 — protein sequence MVKLFIGNLPREATEQEIRSLFEQYGKVLECDIIKNYGFVHIEDKTAAEDAIRNLHHYKLHGVNINVEASKNKSKTSTKLHVGNISPTCTNKELRAKFEEYGPVIECDIVKDYAFVHMERAEDAVEAIRGLDNTEFQGKRMHVQLSTSRLRTAPGMGDQSGCYRCGKEGHWSKECPIDRSGRVADFTEQYNEQYGAVRTPYTMSYGDSLYYNNAYGALDAYYKRCRAARSYEAVAAAAASAYNYAEQTLSQLPQVQNTAMASHLTSTSLDPYDRHLLPTSGAAAATAAAAAAAAAAVTAASTSYYGRDRSPLRRATGPVPTVGEGYGYGHESELSQASAAARNSLYDMARYEREQYADRARYSAF from the exons ATGGTGAAGCTGTTCATCGGAAACCTGCCCCGGGAGGCCACAGAGCAGGAGATCCGCTCACTCTTTGAGCAGTATGGGAAGGTGCTGGAATGTGACATCATCAAGAACTACGGCTTTGTGCACATAGAGGACAAGACGGCGGCCGAGGATGCCATCCGCAACCTGCACCACTACAAGCTGCACGGGGTGAACATCAACGTGGAAGCCAGCAAGAATAAGAGCAAAACCTCCACAAAGTTGCATGTGGGCAACATCAGTCCCACCTGTACCAACAAAGAGCTTCGGGCCAAGTTTGAGGAGTATGGTCCAGTCATTGAATGTGACATCGTGAAAGATTATGCCTTCGTACACATGGAGCGGGCGGAGGATGCAGTGGAGGCCATCAGGGGCCTTGACAACACAGAGTTTCAAG GCAAACGAATGCACGTGCAGTTGTCCACCAGCCGGCTTAGGACTGCGCCCGGGATGGGAGACCAGAGCGGCTGCTATCGGTGCGGGAAAGAGGGGCACTGGTCCAAAGAGTGTCCGATAGATCGTTCGGGCCGAGTGGCAGACTTTACCGAGCAATATAATGAGCAATATGGAGCAGTGCGTACACCTTACACCATGAGCTATGGGGATTCGTTGTATTACAACAACGCGTACGGAGCGCTCGATGCCTACTACAAGCGCTGCCGTGCTGCCCGGTCCTATGAGGCAGTGGCGGCTGCAGCTGCCTCTGCGTATAATTACGCAGAGCAGACCCTGTCCCAGCTGCCACAAGTCCAGAACACAGCCATGGCCAGTCACCTCACCTCCACCTCTCTCGATCCCTACGATAGACACCTGTTGCCGACCTCAGGAGCTGCTGCTGCTACAGCCGCTGCTGCTGCAGCAGCCGCTGCTGCTGTTACCGCAGCTTCCACTTCATATTACGGGCGGGATCGGAGCCCCCTGCGTCGCGCTACAGGCCCAGTCCCCACTGTTGGAGAGGGCTACGGTTACGGGCATGAGAGTGAGTTGTCCCAAGCTTCGGCGGCCGCGCGGAATTCCCTGTACGACATGGCCCGGTATGAGCGGGAGCAGTATGCGGATCGGGCGCGGTATTCAGCCTTTTAA
- the LOC132018132 gene encoding RNA-binding protein 4 isoform X3 translates to MVKLFIGNLPREATEQEIRSLFEQYGKVLECDIIKNYGFVHIEDKTAAEDAIRNLHHYKLHGVNINVEASKNKSKTSTKLHVGNISPTCTNKELRAKFEEYGPVIECDIVKDYAFVHMERAEDAVEAIRGLDNTEFQGGMCVG, encoded by the exons ATGGTGAAGCTGTTCATCGGAAACCTGCCCCGGGAGGCCACAGAGCAGGAGATCCGCTCACTCTTTGAGCAGTATGGGAAGGTGCTGGAATGTGACATCATCAAGAACTACGGCTTTGTGCACATAGAGGACAAGACGGCGGCCGAGGATGCCATCCGCAACCTGCACCACTACAAGCTGCACGGGGTGAACATCAACGTGGAAGCCAGCAAGAATAAGAGCAAAACCTCCACAAAGTTGCATGTGGGCAACATCAGTCCCACCTGTACCAACAAAGAGCTTCGGGCCAAGTTTGAGGAGTATGGTCCAGTCATTGAATGTGACATCGTGAAAGATTATGCCTTCGTACACATGGAGCGGGCGGAGGATGCAGTGGAGGCCATCAGGGGCCTTGACAACACAGAGTTTCAAG GTGGGATGTGTGTGGGCTGA
- the LOC132018132 gene encoding RNA-binding protein 4 isoform X2 produces the protein MVKLFIGNLPREATEQEIRSLFEQYGKVLECDIIKNYGFVHIEDKTAAEDAIRNLHHYKLHGVNINVEASKNKSKTSTKLHVGNISPTCTNKELRAKFEEYGPVIECDIVKDYAFVHMERAEDAVEAIRGLDNTEFQGKRMHVQLSTSRLRTAPGMGDQSGCYRHLLPTSGAAAATAAAAAAAAAAVTAASTSYYGRDRSPLRRATGPVPTVGEGYGYGHESELSQASAAARNSLYDMARYEREQYADRARYSAF, from the exons ATGGTGAAGCTGTTCATCGGAAACCTGCCCCGGGAGGCCACAGAGCAGGAGATCCGCTCACTCTTTGAGCAGTATGGGAAGGTGCTGGAATGTGACATCATCAAGAACTACGGCTTTGTGCACATAGAGGACAAGACGGCGGCCGAGGATGCCATCCGCAACCTGCACCACTACAAGCTGCACGGGGTGAACATCAACGTGGAAGCCAGCAAGAATAAGAGCAAAACCTCCACAAAGTTGCATGTGGGCAACATCAGTCCCACCTGTACCAACAAAGAGCTTCGGGCCAAGTTTGAGGAGTATGGTCCAGTCATTGAATGTGACATCGTGAAAGATTATGCCTTCGTACACATGGAGCGGGCGGAGGATGCAGTGGAGGCCATCAGGGGCCTTGACAACACAGAGTTTCAAG GCAAACGAATGCACGTGCAGTTGTCCACCAGCCGGCTTAGGACTGCGCCCGGGATGGGAGACCAGAGCGGCTGCTATCG ACACCTGTTGCCGACCTCAGGAGCTGCTGCTGCTACAGCCGCTGCTGCTGCAGCAGCCGCTGCTGCTGTTACCGCAGCTTCCACTTCATATTACGGGCGGGATCGGAGCCCCCTGCGTCGCGCTACAGGCCCAGTCCCCACTGTTGGAGAGGGCTACGGTTACGGGCATGAGAGTGAGTTGTCCCAAGCTTCGGCGGCCGCGCGGAATTCCCTGTACGACATGGCCCGGTATGAGCGGGAGCAGTATGCGGATCGGGCGCGGTATTCAGCCTTTTAA